The proteins below come from a single Chryseobacterium bernardetii genomic window:
- a CDS encoding DUF1684 domain-containing protein yields the protein MKKYILLFLLLPLLTFSQKMVSREVMEIKKFQKNLDAEYLDPKQTPLRGDNFKNFKGHPFFPFDLKYRVTAKFVKTKDAQPFELPTSSGKTKSYKEYGKATFELDGKAYTLTLYQSLDLIKQDKYKDYLFLPFRDATNEKETYGGGKYMDLKIPKGNTIVLDFNQSYHPFCAYNAYDYNCPIVPEENKLPVEIRAGVMYEDIYHH from the coding sequence ATGAAAAAATATATATTACTATTTTTATTACTTCCTTTATTAACCTTTTCTCAGAAAATGGTTTCAAGAGAAGTAATGGAAATCAAAAAATTTCAGAAAAATCTTGATGCAGAATATCTGGATCCTAAGCAGACTCCTTTACGGGGAGATAATTTTAAAAATTTTAAAGGGCATCCGTTTTTCCCTTTTGATCTAAAATACCGGGTAACAGCAAAATTTGTTAAGACTAAAGATGCACAACCTTTTGAACTTCCAACATCTTCTGGTAAAACAAAGTCTTATAAAGAATATGGTAAAGCAACATTTGAACTGGATGGAAAGGCTTATACCTTAACTTTATATCAAAGCCTGGATCTTATTAAACAGGATAAATACAAAGACTATCTTTTTTTGCCATTCCGTGATGCTACCAATGAAAAGGAAACCTATGGCGGTGGGAAATATATGGATCTGAAAATTCCGAAAGGAAATACGATTGTTCTGGATTTTAATCAGTCTTATCACCCGTTTTGTGCTTATAATGCCTACGATTATAACTGCCCGATTGTTCCTGAAGAAAATAAACTTCCTGTGGAAATTCGCGCAGGAGTAATGTATGAAGATATTTATCATCACTAA
- a CDS encoding GNAT family N-acetyltransferase, with translation MISLEFFKPEEHLSGVSYSLDESQLRFTASATQALQSIEERDDNKAFPITILENNVPAGFFVLDFGNDKLELTDNENSVLLRSLSVNPHMQGRGIGKIAMMLIDDFIRKNFKQCDEIVLAVNQKNDSAYHIYLKAGYIFDGKTRIGRSGPQYLMYKKL, from the coding sequence ATGATAAGCTTAGAATTTTTTAAACCGGAAGAACATCTTTCAGGAGTTAGCTATAGTTTAGATGAAAGCCAGCTGCGTTTCACAGCATCAGCCACTCAGGCCTTACAAAGTATTGAAGAAAGAGACGATAATAAGGCGTTTCCCATTACGATCCTGGAGAATAATGTTCCGGCTGGATTTTTTGTTTTGGATTTCGGAAACGATAAATTAGAACTTACCGATAATGAGAATTCCGTTCTGTTAAGGTCTTTATCCGTAAATCCTCATATGCAGGGAAGAGGAATCGGAAAAATAGCCATGATGCTGATAGATGATTTTATTAGAAAAAACTTTAAACAATGTGATGAAATTGTTTTGGCTGTGAACCAGAAAAATGATTCTGCTTATCACATTTATCTGAAAGCAGGTTATATTTTTGATGGTAAAACCAGAATCGGAAGGAGCGGGCCTCAATACCTGATGTATAAAAAACTTTAA
- a CDS encoding glucose 1-dehydrogenase, producing MEISLHNQVAVVTGASSGIGSGIAKSLAAAGAIVIVNHSSPRSQDEAKSVLKEITDAGGKGITYQCDVSQEEQVIRMFQEVVAEFGTVDILVNNAGIQKDAKFTEMTLDQWNAVIGVNLTGQFLCAREAIKEFLRRGIDPSRSIACGKIIHISSVHEIIPWAGHANYAASKGAIRMLMQTLAQEYGADKIRVNSICPGAIQTPINQNAWSTPDALSSLLTLIPYNRIGQPQDIGNLVVFLASDLADYITGTSIFVDGGMTTFESFSTGG from the coding sequence ATGGAAATATCACTTCATAATCAGGTAGCAGTGGTTACAGGAGCCTCCAGCGGCATAGGATCCGGTATTGCAAAATCATTGGCAGCCGCAGGAGCAATTGTAATTGTTAACCATTCTTCACCAAGATCACAGGATGAAGCAAAATCAGTATTAAAAGAAATTACAGATGCTGGTGGGAAAGGAATAACCTATCAATGTGATGTCTCACAGGAAGAACAGGTAATCCGGATGTTTCAGGAAGTAGTTGCAGAATTCGGAACTGTAGATATCCTGGTGAATAATGCGGGAATTCAGAAGGATGCTAAGTTTACTGAAATGACATTAGACCAATGGAATGCTGTGATTGGTGTTAACCTCACCGGTCAGTTTCTTTGTGCAAGAGAAGCCATTAAAGAATTTCTTCGCCGGGGAATAGATCCATCCCGTTCCATAGCTTGTGGAAAAATTATTCATATCAGTTCTGTACATGAGATTATTCCCTGGGCAGGACATGCCAATTATGCAGCCAGTAAAGGAGCTATCAGAATGCTGATGCAGACATTAGCCCAGGAATATGGTGCAGATAAGATTCGTGTTAATTCTATTTGTCCTGGTGCCATCCAGACACCGATTAATCAAAATGCCTGGAGTACCCCGGATGCGCTTAGCTCACTTCTAACCCTCATTCCTTATAACAGGATCGGCCAGCCACAGGATATAGGAAATCTAGTAGTATTTCTGGCAAGTGATCTTGCAGATTACATTACCGGAACCAGTATTTTTGTTGATGGCGGGATGACAACGTTTGAAAGCTTCTCTACGGGCGGATAG
- a CDS encoding MGH1-like glycoside hydrolase domain-containing protein yields the protein MSEKQRVSDVSWKKWGPYVSNREWGLVREDYSENGDAWNYTSHDTAEAKAYRWGEEGICGVCDDLQKLVFSIGFWNKKDKMVKERFFGLTNGQGNHGEDVKEYFYYLDSTPTHSYMKMLYKYPQNAFPYDDLLKTNAERNKNEPEYELIDIGIFDDNEYFDIFIEYAKENQNDILIKVTVVNKADKDAALIILPTIWFRNTWNWGYDDYRPQLSAEEANHIKIDHQDLEVRNIYAKQSSRTLFCDNETNSQRLYQSSNGSRYCKDGINDFVLAGNSQAVNPKNTGTKASFYIDDYFKAKESKIYEFRLSDKELKDPFSNFESIFETRNKEADEFYAEIQKGIHSEDEKLVQRQAFAGMLWNKMFYHYNVEKWLKGDPAEIPPPKSRDKIRNYDWKHLNNEHIISMPDKWEYPWYATWDLAFHTISFSLIDPDFAKHQLKLFLFEWYMHPNGQIPAYEWNFSDVNPPVHAWAVFRVFKIDEYLKGKPDLEFLESAFQKLLMNFTWWVNKKDSNGNNIFEGGFLGLDNIGVFDRNSVLPNGEQLEQSDGTSWMAMFALNMMRIALELSLYNNVYEEMAMKFFEHFLAIANSLDNMGEENFSLWDEEDEFFYDAIASSDGTHMYLRLRTIVGLIPMFAVEVIDDEMIENLPNFKKRMKWVLDNKPELAALVSRWEVKGQDSKHLLSLLRGHRLKRLLARMLNPEEFLSEYGVRALSKEYEKNPYTLNLNKTDYCVKYTPAESDSSLFGGNSNWRGPIWFPINFLIIDSLQRFFFYYSPDFLVEYPTGSGSYSNLDQIADALNKRLAKIFLKDEEGKRPVHGQYEKFQTDPDFKDYILFYEYFHGDNGRGVGASHQTGWTGLIAKILQPRFSKKEIAEI from the coding sequence ATGTCAGAAAAACAGAGAGTTTCAGATGTTTCATGGAAAAAATGGGGACCTTATGTAAGCAACCGCGAATGGGGTCTTGTTCGCGAAGATTACAGTGAAAATGGGGACGCCTGGAATTATACCAGCCATGACACGGCAGAAGCCAAAGCTTACCGATGGGGCGAGGAAGGCATCTGTGGAGTATGCGATGACCTTCAAAAGCTGGTATTCTCAATTGGTTTCTGGAACAAAAAAGATAAAATGGTGAAGGAACGATTCTTTGGTCTTACCAATGGACAGGGAAATCATGGGGAGGATGTGAAGGAATATTTTTATTATCTGGATTCCACCCCCACGCATTCTTATATGAAAATGCTGTATAAATACCCTCAAAATGCCTTCCCTTATGATGATCTGTTAAAAACCAACGCAGAAAGAAATAAAAACGAACCGGAGTATGAATTAATTGATATCGGAATATTTGATGATAATGAGTACTTTGATATCTTTATTGAATATGCAAAAGAAAATCAGAATGATATTCTTATAAAAGTAACGGTTGTGAATAAAGCTGATAAAGATGCAGCTCTTATCATTCTACCAACCATATGGTTCAGAAATACGTGGAACTGGGGCTATGATGATTATAGACCTCAATTATCTGCCGAAGAAGCCAATCATATCAAGATAGATCATCAGGATCTTGAAGTAAGGAATATCTATGCAAAACAATCTTCAAGAACTTTATTCTGTGATAACGAAACCAATAGTCAGCGGCTTTACCAGTCATCCAACGGATCAAGGTATTGCAAAGATGGTATTAATGATTTTGTACTGGCCGGCAATTCTCAGGCAGTTAATCCTAAAAATACAGGGACAAAAGCTTCATTTTATATTGATGATTATTTTAAAGCTAAAGAATCCAAAATATATGAATTCCGGCTTTCAGATAAAGAATTAAAAGATCCGTTCAGTAATTTTGAATCTATTTTTGAAACACGTAATAAAGAAGCTGATGAATTTTATGCTGAAATTCAGAAAGGAATTCATTCGGAAGATGAAAAACTGGTACAGAGACAAGCATTTGCCGGTATGCTCTGGAACAAGATGTTTTACCACTACAATGTTGAAAAATGGCTGAAAGGTGACCCGGCAGAAATACCCCCGCCTAAATCCCGTGATAAAATCAGGAATTACGACTGGAAGCATCTCAATAATGAACATATCATCTCCATGCCTGATAAATGGGAGTATCCATGGTATGCCACCTGGGACCTTGCCTTTCATACGATCAGTTTTTCTTTGATTGATCCGGATTTTGCCAAACATCAGCTTAAACTTTTTCTTTTTGAATGGTATATGCATCCTAACGGACAGATTCCGGCCTATGAATGGAACTTTAGCGATGTAAATCCTCCGGTGCATGCATGGGCTGTTTTCAGAGTGTTTAAGATTGATGAATATCTAAAAGGAAAACCGGATCTGGAATTCCTCGAAAGTGCTTTTCAAAAACTGCTGATGAATTTTACCTGGTGGGTCAATAAAAAAGACAGCAACGGCAATAACATTTTTGAAGGCGGCTTTTTAGGACTTGATAATATAGGCGTTTTCGACAGGAATTCCGTCTTGCCAAATGGAGAGCAATTGGAACAGTCAGACGGAACAAGCTGGATGGCCATGTTTGCCCTGAATATGATGCGTATTGCCCTGGAGCTTTCATTGTATAATAACGTATATGAAGAAATGGCAATGAAGTTCTTTGAACATTTTCTGGCCATTGCCAATTCATTGGATAATATGGGAGAAGAAAACTTCAGCCTTTGGGATGAGGAAGATGAATTTTTCTACGATGCTATTGCTTCCAGTGACGGAACCCATATGTATTTACGGTTAAGAACTATCGTTGGATTAATCCCCATGTTTGCTGTTGAGGTAATTGATGATGAAATGATCGAAAATCTGCCTAATTTTAAAAAAAGGATGAAATGGGTACTGGATAATAAACCGGAATTGGCAGCACTGGTTTCAAGATGGGAAGTAAAAGGGCAGGATTCTAAGCATCTTTTGTCTTTGCTTCGGGGACATCGGTTAAAAAGACTACTCGCAAGAATGTTGAATCCCGAGGAATTTCTGAGTGAGTACGGAGTAAGAGCTCTTTCCAAAGAATATGAAAAGAATCCCTATACCCTGAATCTTAATAAAACTGATTATTGTGTAAAATATACTCCTGCAGAAAGTGACAGCAGTTTATTTGGAGGAAATAGTAACTGGCGGGGACCGATTTGGTTTCCCATCAATTTTCTGATTATTGACAGCCTCCAGCGGTTTTTCTTCTACTACAGCCCTGATTTTTTAGTGGAATATCCTACCGGAAGCGGAAGCTATTCGAATTTAGATCAGATAGCAGATGCTTTAAATAAACGGTTGGCCAAGATATTTTTAAAGGATGAAGAAGGAAAAAGACCTGTACATGGACAGTATGAAAAATTTCAAACTGATCCTGATTTTAAGGATTATATTTTATTCTATGAATATTTTCATGGTGATAACGGACGTGGAGTAGGAGCTTCTCATCAGACAGGCTGGACAGGGCTTATTGCAAAGATCCTGCAGCCAAGGTTTTCCAAAAAAGAGATTGCTGAAATCTGA
- the recO gene encoding DNA repair protein RecO codes for MNTQNGFLLSFIKYGENDAVLHCFTEEDGFQSYFLKGIYSRKNKKKAFLQPLNKLNFSISPVRGNGIPTISKFELVKSSDAYTDIKAGTVIFFISDFLNQVLKLENKNPKIFLSIERFIAELEQQNYQCHLLFLFAILKVQGVAPLIGEGSFLDPETGTFSTVPAHQLFSEEISMIWKNILNAENLYSIKIHSSLRKDFLDSLLIYYHYHITDFKTPASLEVIQQIFE; via the coding sequence ATGAATACACAAAACGGTTTTTTACTTTCATTTATCAAATATGGGGAAAATGATGCTGTATTGCACTGTTTTACCGAAGAGGATGGTTTTCAGTCTTATTTTCTGAAAGGAATTTATTCCAGAAAAAATAAAAAGAAAGCCTTCCTGCAACCCCTGAATAAACTTAATTTCTCCATTAGCCCTGTAAGAGGCAACGGAATCCCCACTATCTCAAAATTTGAGCTGGTAAAAAGCAGTGACGCTTATACTGATATCAAGGCTGGTACTGTCATATTCTTTATTTCAGATTTCCTGAATCAGGTCCTGAAACTGGAAAATAAAAATCCAAAGATTTTCCTAAGTATTGAAAGGTTTATAGCTGAACTGGAACAACAAAACTACCAATGTCACTTGTTGTTTCTGTTTGCTATACTAAAAGTACAGGGCGTTGCTCCTTTAATAGGTGAAGGTAGCTTTTTAGATCCGGAAACAGGAACATTTTCCACTGTTCCCGCCCATCAGCTGTTCAGTGAAGAAATCTCCATGATCTGGAAAAATATTCTCAATGCCGAAAACCTTTACAGTATAAAAATACATTCTTCTTTAAGAAAAGATTTTCTGGACAGTCTGTTGATATATTATCATTATCATATTACAGATTTTAAAACTCCTGCATCGTTGGAAGTGATACAACAGATATTTGAATAA
- the porZ gene encoding type IX secretion system anionic LPS delivery protein PorZ, protein MKKLSLISLGILASLQFTKAQVISSKKWADLFSYNNVLAMKEDNGKIIAATENGIFYYTIATGEITKLSKANGLHNIGITAFDYDPKSKTGVIGYENGAIDVVTPNEIRYIVDIPIATGYNGNKKINHISITGDRATISVGYGVSIFNIKKKEFIDSAFFLNGGTFEASNEATIFGNKVYSVTNSGLRSHEINNTFPAYSTWVTEVPGAFKHIDSESELAFSSATAAFIYNNGAPIQLPINLGNIQDVVVTESNVIVTDSRVYTFGLNGTSSNATDFGEQCNTATMAGGKLFGGTVLSGIKDESNHTYKPSGPEFNFAYKINLYDNNQLLISTGARNGRYNGAVNNPKKPTFYYFNGTEWIYPSYFKTFTGSLNVLDAILSPLDNSEVLFTNYTLSGTQGIYKLKYNASNKDFDFVKYYPVQATSGQRRAVGLTTDAQNNIFAVFSYNDGGPAVAIYDKAKDDFNLKISNFKSASVQKPIIYENMLWIPLSRSNAFWVCDYKDPLNFSDDTDYILDEKNGFPSTASGTLSVAADKSGDVWISTDKGIRVLSNAAATIKAPEPKVNPIIIEQNGIGEELFRDSSILQIETDGGNYKWVSVDGGGVYYLSADGQRTIKHFTMENSPLPTNTVTDIKVDKKTGKVYFVTYNGIVTYQGDITDVTSNFGEVMVYPNPVVYSNFKGKVTIKGLAEKTNIRIVDAAGNVVHSAVARGGIYEWDLNNQRGARVASGIYFVLMTNEDGSDKATAKIGVVN, encoded by the coding sequence ATGAAAAAACTCTCTCTAATTTCTCTTGGTATTTTAGCCTCACTGCAGTTTACAAAAGCTCAGGTCATTTCATCAAAAAAATGGGCAGATCTCTTTTCCTATAATAATGTCTTAGCTATGAAAGAAGACAATGGGAAAATAATAGCTGCTACAGAAAACGGAATATTCTACTATACAATAGCAACAGGAGAAATTACGAAGCTGTCTAAAGCCAATGGCCTTCATAATATAGGCATAACCGCTTTCGATTATGATCCTAAAAGCAAAACAGGAGTTATTGGTTATGAAAACGGGGCCATAGATGTGGTTACCCCCAACGAAATTAGATATATTGTTGACATTCCTATTGCTACCGGCTATAACGGAAATAAAAAAATCAATCATATCTCTATCACAGGAGACAGAGCTACAATTTCTGTAGGTTATGGAGTATCTATTTTTAATATAAAGAAGAAAGAATTCATTGATTCTGCATTTTTCCTAAATGGAGGAACATTTGAAGCTAGTAATGAAGCAACGATATTCGGAAATAAGGTATATTCTGTTACCAATTCAGGGTTAAGAAGCCATGAAATAAATAACACTTTCCCAGCTTATTCTACATGGGTTACTGAGGTTCCCGGAGCCTTCAAACATATTGATTCCGAATCGGAATTAGCTTTTTCTTCTGCGACTGCAGCATTCATTTATAATAATGGAGCACCTATTCAGTTACCTATCAATCTTGGAAATATTCAGGATGTTGTTGTAACAGAAAGCAATGTGATAGTTACAGACAGCAGGGTATATACATTTGGACTTAACGGAACCAGCTCGAATGCAACGGATTTTGGAGAGCAGTGTAATACTGCTACTATGGCTGGTGGGAAATTATTTGGAGGAACCGTATTATCAGGAATAAAGGATGAAAGCAATCATACTTATAAACCTTCCGGACCAGAATTTAATTTTGCTTATAAAATAAACTTATACGATAATAATCAGTTATTGATTTCTACCGGAGCAAGAAACGGAAGATACAATGGAGCAGTAAATAACCCTAAAAAACCTACATTTTACTATTTTAACGGTACAGAATGGATTTATCCTTCTTATTTTAAAACTTTTACTGGATCTCTCAATGTATTAGATGCTATCCTTAGTCCTCTTGATAATAGTGAAGTTCTCTTTACAAATTATACATTATCAGGTACTCAGGGAATCTATAAACTAAAATATAATGCTTCAAATAAAGACTTTGATTTTGTAAAATACTATCCGGTACAAGCTACATCTGGACAAAGACGTGCAGTAGGCCTTACCACTGATGCACAAAACAATATTTTCGCTGTATTTTCTTATAATGACGGAGGCCCAGCAGTAGCTATATATGATAAGGCTAAAGATGATTTCAATCTAAAAATATCTAATTTTAAAAGTGCATCCGTACAAAAGCCGATCATTTATGAAAATATGCTCTGGATACCTTTATCAAGATCAAATGCTTTCTGGGTATGTGATTATAAAGATCCACTCAATTTTTCTGATGATACCGATTATATATTGGATGAAAAAAACGGGTTTCCTTCCACAGCTTCTGGAACATTATCCGTAGCAGCTGATAAATCCGGTGACGTGTGGATCAGTACAGACAAAGGGATAAGAGTTTTATCTAATGCTGCTGCTACAATAAAAGCACCTGAGCCTAAAGTTAATCCTATCATTATAGAACAAAACGGGATAGGTGAAGAACTCTTCAGAGATTCCAGTATTCTTCAGATAGAAACAGACGGAGGAAATTATAAATGGGTTTCTGTAGATGGAGGAGGTGTTTACTATCTTTCCGCAGATGGTCAAAGAACCATCAAACACTTTACCATGGAAAACTCTCCTCTTCCTACCAATACGGTTACTGACATAAAAGTAGATAAGAAAACCGGAAAAGTATATTTTGTAACCTACAACGGAATTGTAACTTATCAGGGAGATATTACAGATGTAACCTCCAATTTTGGAGAAGTAATGGTCTACCCTAATCCTGTAGTTTATTCCAATTTCAAAGGAAAAGTAACAATTAAAGGATTAGCAGAAAAAACCAATATAAGAATTGTTGATGCTGCAGGAAATGTTGTACACTCTGCAGTAGCAAGAGGAGGAATTTATGAATGGGATCTTAACAACCAGCGAGGAGCCAGAGTGGCATCGGGAATTTACTTTGTACTGATGACCAATGAAGACGGTTCTGATAAAGCGACGGCCAAAATAGGCGTAGTCAATTAA
- a CDS encoding bifunctional metallophosphatase/5'-nucleotidase: MDRKSFLKAIGGGSLAMALAPNMMMAEELKILNLKSANKLTILHTNDQHSRIEPFDASYTKNPNQGGFARRAGLIQQIRNQESNVLLLDSGDIFQGTPYFNFFGGELEFKLMSMMKYDASTMGNHDFDNGLEGFLKVLPNARFPFICSNYDFKNTILDGKTSPYKIFNKNGIKVGIFGVGIQLDGLVGKKQYAETVYSDPIDVAQHYSDFLKKEQKCDLVICLSHIGYDYKDEPNKVSDKILAAKTENIDIILGGHTHTFLPEPQTFTNRQGKSVLVNQVGWAGLLLGRIDFYFDSNKNVQHISWNNQAIDSSIIA; this comes from the coding sequence ATGGATAGAAAAAGTTTTTTAAAGGCAATTGGTGGCGGATCTTTAGCAATGGCTTTAGCTCCCAATATGATGATGGCGGAAGAATTAAAAATTCTTAACCTAAAATCCGCAAATAAACTAACCATCCTTCATACTAACGACCAGCATAGCAGAATAGAGCCTTTCGATGCAAGTTATACAAAGAATCCCAATCAGGGAGGGTTTGCAAGAAGGGCCGGCTTAATTCAGCAAATCAGAAATCAGGAAAGCAATGTTCTTCTGCTTGATTCCGGAGATATTTTTCAGGGCACTCCTTATTTTAATTTTTTTGGTGGTGAATTGGAATTCAAATTAATGTCTATGATGAAGTATGATGCTTCTACCATGGGCAATCATGATTTTGATAATGGGCTTGAAGGATTCTTGAAGGTTCTTCCGAATGCCCGATTTCCTTTTATCTGTTCCAATTATGATTTTAAAAATACGATCCTGGATGGAAAAACCTCTCCTTATAAGATATTCAACAAGAATGGAATTAAAGTTGGGATCTTTGGCGTAGGAATTCAGCTGGATGGTCTTGTAGGCAAGAAGCAATATGCAGAAACTGTGTATTCTGATCCTATTGATGTAGCACAACATTATTCAGACTTTTTAAAAAAAGAACAGAAATGTGACCTTGTCATTTGCCTTTCACACATAGGATACGATTATAAGGATGAACCGAATAAGGTAAGTGACAAAATTTTAGCTGCCAAAACAGAAAATATAGATATTATCCTTGGTGGCCATACTCATACCTTCTTACCTGAACCTCAGACATTCACCAACAGACAGGGCAAAAGTGTTCTTGTTAACCAGGTGGGTTGGGCAGGACTTCTTTTAGGTAGAATAGATTTTTATTTTGATTCAAACAAAAACGTACAGCATATTTCCTGGAACAACCAGGCAATAGACAGCAGCATAATAGCATAA
- a CDS encoding 5'-nucleotidase C-terminal domain-containing protein, with protein sequence MKNKFLLLGIALASLTACKTASAPQLVNVKPQKNISINNELKNDEEFVKIIEPYKQKLDAEMNQKISHTNTDLTKQGDNSNLGNLLADYTLEGGDEWTKAHLKQNVDAALINIGGIRTTIGKGDITLKNLFEVMPFENELIIVKMKGADLPGLFEYYGKTQVNNPVSHLYIETKNGQLNKSLVNGKEVDPNKDYYIATSDYLALGGDNMKFFSKGEAISTGVKLRDLYIDYFKRNPEIISPTDVRLNFIGKK encoded by the coding sequence ATGAAAAATAAATTCTTGTTACTAGGAATTGCTCTGGCATCTCTTACAGCATGCAAAACGGCTTCTGCGCCGCAGCTTGTAAATGTAAAGCCCCAGAAAAACATTTCTATTAATAATGAGCTAAAGAATGACGAGGAGTTTGTAAAAATTATTGAACCTTATAAGCAGAAACTGGATGCAGAGATGAATCAAAAAATCTCACACACCAATACAGACCTTACCAAGCAGGGAGATAACAGCAATCTTGGAAATCTTTTAGCAGATTATACTCTTGAAGGCGGTGATGAATGGACAAAGGCACATCTTAAACAAAATGTGGATGCTGCTTTAATCAATATTGGCGGAATCCGTACTACCATTGGAAAAGGTGACATTACACTGAAAAACCTTTTTGAGGTAATGCCTTTTGAAAATGAACTTATCATTGTAAAAATGAAAGGAGCAGATTTACCGGGACTTTTTGAATATTATGGCAAAACCCAGGTTAACAATCCAGTTTCTCATTTATATATTGAGACAAAAAACGGACAGTTAAATAAATCATTAGTGAACGGAAAAGAAGTAGATCCCAACAAAGACTACTATATTGCAACCTCAGATTATCTGGCATTGGGTGGTGATAATATGAAATTCTTTTCAAAAGGGGAAGCTATTTCTACGGGAGTTAAACTTAGAGACTTATATATTGATTATTTCAAAAGAAATCCTGAAATTATTTCTCCTACAGATGTTCGTTTAAATTTTATCGGTAAAAAGTAA
- the dapA gene encoding 4-hydroxy-tetrahydrodipicolinate synthase — protein sequence MSILKGVGVALVTPFNEDLSVDFDSLTKLVEYNIENGTNYLVVLGTTAEAATLSDEEKKQVIEHIIKVNNKRLPLVLGIGGNNTLEVKKQIEEADLSAFEAVLSVSPYYNKPNQEGLYQHYKALASTGKNIIIYNVPSRTGQNIEADTTIRLAKEFPNLFLIKEAAPNILQYFDILRKKPEGFSLVSGDDEFTLPVTLAGGDGVISVIAQGYPKEFSTMVQLAFEGKVKEAYEIHNKLVDITRLIFAEGNPCGIKVVLAEKGIIKNYLRLPLVQASEGLYTKIKAEMAKI from the coding sequence ATGAGCATTTTAAAAGGAGTAGGTGTTGCGTTGGTGACACCCTTTAATGAAGATTTATCCGTTGATTTCGACAGTTTAACAAAACTTGTTGAATATAATATTGAAAACGGAACCAATTATTTGGTAGTATTGGGAACTACAGCTGAGGCTGCAACGCTTTCTGATGAAGAGAAGAAACAGGTAATTGAGCATATCATTAAGGTGAATAATAAACGTCTTCCTTTGGTTTTAGGAATTGGCGGTAACAATACTCTTGAAGTCAAGAAACAGATTGAAGAAGCAGATTTATCTGCATTTGAAGCGGTACTTTCCGTATCTCCATATTACAATAAGCCTAACCAGGAAGGTCTTTACCAACACTATAAAGCTTTAGCTTCAACAGGGAAAAATATTATCATATACAATGTTCCTTCCAGAACAGGACAGAATATAGAAGCAGATACCACTATCCGTCTTGCAAAAGAATTCCCGAACTTATTCCTGATTAAAGAAGCTGCACCTAACATCCTGCAGTATTTTGATATCCTTAGAAAGAAACCGGAAGGATTTTCTTTAGTTTCAGGAGATGATGAATTCACACTTCCTGTTACTTTAGCTGGTGGTGATGGCGTAATTTCTGTAATTGCACAAGGATATCCGAAAGAATTCTCTACAATGGTACAATTGGCTTTTGAAGGTAAAGTGAAAGAAGCTTACGAGATCCACAACAAATTGGTTGATATTACCCGTCTTATTTTTGCAGAAGGTAACCCTTGTGGTATTAAGGTAGTATTAGCTGAAAAAGGAATTATTAAGAATTATCTTAGACTTCCTTTAGTTCAGGCATCAGAAGGGCTTTATACTAAAATTAAAGCTGAAATGGCCAAGATTTAA
- a CDS encoding GNAT family N-acetyltransferase, whose product MKLIQATGKDIPLIQDLARRSWANAYAEILSEEQMEYMLSEMYSQKEIESQLHNPNYHYYLIEDESTNSYEGFIGYEHNYEDETTKLHRIYLVSESKGKGFGKAALQFLNEKAFENGNKRIILNVNKYNAARKFYESQGYKVYDEGVFDIGNGFVMDDYLMEFLIHG is encoded by the coding sequence ATGAAATTAATACAGGCAACCGGGAAAGATATCCCTCTTATTCAGGATCTGGCAAGAAGATCATGGGCAAATGCTTATGCGGAAATACTTTCAGAAGAACAAATGGAGTATATGCTCTCTGAAATGTACTCACAGAAGGAAATTGAAAGCCAACTCCATAATCCTAATTATCATTATTATCTGATAGAAGACGAAAGCACTAATTCTTACGAAGGATTTATCGGGTATGAACACAATTATGAAGATGAAACAACAAAACTTCACCGCATCTATCTGGTTTCGGAAAGCAAAGGAAAAGGATTTGGAAAAGCGGCCCTTCAGTTTTTAAATGAGAAAGCTTTTGAGAACGGAAATAAAAGAATCATTCTTAATGTGAACAAATATAATGCTGCCAGAAAATTCTATGAATCCCAAGGCTACAAGGTGTATGATGAAGGGGTTTTTGATATAGGTAACGGATTTGTGATGGATGATTATTTGATGGAATTTCTAATTCACGGATAA